The genomic stretch GAAATAGTTGACCGCTTTTTTGAAGAATACAATAAAGCAGGTTCCGACAAGGCCATTGAGTATTACTTTGGCAACAATAAATATTTTGCTGAGATCAGCGCTGGATTGACAGAAGTAAAACAACAGCTGACCAGTTTTTTAAACGTATCAGGAAAATTCGCCGGCTATGAACTCTTAACAAAAAAATACGCTGGCCCCAATATTCTCATGCTCACCTATATTGTAAAATTCGAGCGGCTGCCGGCCACATTCAGGTTCTCATTTTATAGGCCCAATGATAAATGGCAGGTGCAGAATTTCAAGTTTGATACCAGGATATTTGAGGAGTTGGAAGAGGCCAGCCGCATTCCTGTATTGAACCAGGAACACCATCAATAAACGCCTGCATTCAACTGCTGTACCAACTGCACAAAATCACTGGCTGATCGCCACTTCAATGGCGCCTCTTTAATAAACTGCACTACGGTTTCATTATCCCTGAATATTTCCAGCAGGGCCTCTTTGTCCTGGGGCAGTTCGGTCAAGGTATCTTTCTGCAGCAGGTAAAACAGTTTTTTGTCCTCATAGTGCCGCCGTGAGGCGCCGGCCAGCACATCCCTGACCTCTACTATATCACAGGCATGCAGTTGCAGCAGGCTGCACTTACCGGTTACCAGTACCTGGTAAAAGGTCTCTGCGGTCCCCTGGCCGCCGGCAGGATAACCTTTGCGGAATAAAAGGGAATCACCTGCTTTCCTGCCTTTGGGAAAAAGCACAAACTCTTTCACGTTGGCATCTGCACTAAATGTATTGTTGTCAAATTGTAAGAGAAGTCCGTTGCGGGAACAATCGAATTTAAGTCTGAACTGGCTCACCACCCGGCCGCTGCTGTAGCGGACCACCCCTTCGGCCCAATCTTTCAGCAGGTAAGGATTCCCTGCAACAATAGCTTTTTCCGCGGAAGTTTCCGTTTGCGCCAGCGTATACTGGCTGAGGAGAAGGAAAAGGCCAACAAGGAATTTCATGTGTGGCAAAGCTTTTCTAAATATACAAAATCCGGGGAAATTGAAGGGTCTGCCGGGACCCTGGCAGTTGAAAGGGGAGAAAGTACTGTACAGCCCATGGCAGGCAGCTTTGCAGAGAAGACCACAGGCTGGGCCACCTAAAAAAATCCGGCGGCAGGAACAGTGGTGCTGCCCTGCCGCCGGAAACTTTCAGGCAGTATTATTTCACATCATCAATTATTTGTTTTACCCGGACCAGCTTTTCGCCATAGGGGCCGCCGCAATACATGCCGGCAACAAAGTAGGTGAGGCTGTAAACAGTCTGCTGCTGGATGGCCAGCACGCTGGCCTGAGCCTGCTCATGGTGGTACAGAAAAATGGAATCCGTACCAATCATTTTATACCGGGTGTAAGCCTCGGTCCTTGAATCAGTGTATTCTCCATTTTCTGAAAAGGTGATGGTAGCTGCTATGGTGGTGGGCAGAAAGGTTCCGGAACCATCACCAGGATCGGCCCGCACTTCCGACAACTTCCAGGTCCCTACAAGCGGGTCATAATTCAGAAGCGCATTTTTATCTTCATCTTTTTTGGAGCAGGCGAACAAAAAACAGCAACTTAATAGGAGGGCAAATAATTTCATAGCAAGGGTTTTATTGTTGACCTTTTCGCACGGTTCAACGTTGCAGCCAATACGAAGTTGTCGAAAATGCCCCCTGCAACGCATTTTTTCCGGAAAAAACTGGTAAAAGCGAATAACTATCAGCAGCGCCAGGCCGCATAGGCGGCGGCGGGCTGTAAAACAAAGATCCCGCCTTGCAACGCAAAGCGGGATCTGTTATATAAGCCGCGGGGTTGAACCTGCGGGCTGATGGCTTAGTAATCCATGCCACCCATGCCAGGAGCGCCACCGGGGTGAGCGTGTCCTTCTTCTTTCTTGGGTTTGTCGGCAATAACACACTCAGTGGTGAGCAGCATACCGGCAATAGAAGCGGCGTTTTCGAGGGCGATACGGGTAACTTTAGTAGGATCGATAACACCGGCTTTCAGCATGTTCTCGTACACTTCAGTACGGGCGTTGAAACCGAAATCAGCTTTTCCTTCTTTTACTTTCTGTACCACGATGCTACCTTCAATTCCGCTGTTGGCAACGATCTGACGGATGGGCTCTTCAAGGGCCCTTTTCACGATGGCGATACCAGTAACTTCGTCTTCGTTACTGCCTTTCAGTTTTTCCAGACCTTCAATGGCGCGGATGAACGCAACGCCACCGCCGGGAACGATACCTTCTTCAACAGCAGCGCGGGTAGCGTGCAGGGCGTCGTCAACGCGGTCTTTCTTTTCTTTCATTTCTACTTCGGTAGCAGCGCCTACGTAAAGAACAGCTACACCGCCGCTCAGTTTGGCGAGGCGTTCCTGTAATTTTTCTTTATCGTAATCGGAAGTAGTGGTCTCAATCTGGGCTTTGATCTGGTTTACGCGGGCCAGGATATCATCTTTTTTGCCTTTACCACCAACGATGATGGTATTGTCTTTATCGATGGTAATGCTGGAGGCCTGTCCCAGGTAGGTCAGGTCGGCGCCTTCCAGTTTATAACCCTGCTCTTCGCTGATCACGATACCTTTGGTAAGGATAGCGATGTCCTGCAGCATTTCCTTGCGACGGTCGCCAAAGCCGGGGGCTTTTACAGCGGCCACTTTCAGGGTGCCACGGAGTTTGTTCACAACCAGGGTAGCCAGGGCTTCACCTTCCAGGTCTTCAGAGATGATCAGGAGGGGACGGCCGCTTTGGGCAACTTTCTCCAGGATGCTGAGGATATCCTTCATGGCGCTGATCTTCTTGTCGTAGATCAGGATATAAGGATTCTGCAGTTCCACTTCCATTTTTTCGCTGTTGGTAACGAAATAAGCGGAGGAGTAACCACGGTCAAACTGCATACCTTCCACTACGTCTACAGTAGTTTCAGTGCCTTTGGCTTCTTCTACGGTGATAACGCCTTCTTTACCTACTTTACCGAAAGCTTCAGCGATCAGTTTACCGATGGTGTCATCGTTATTGGCAGAGATAGAAGCTACCTGCTGGATCTTTTTGCTGTCAGTGCCTACAGTCTGGGACTGGGCGCGGAGGTTATCGATAACCTTTGCAACAGCTTTGTCGATACCGCGTTTCAGGTCCATGGGATTGGCGCCGGCGGCAACATTCCTCAGACCTTCACTGATAATAGACTGGGCCAGAACGGTGGCGGTGGTAGTACCATCACCAGCGATATCGGCAGTTTTGGAAGCTACTTCCTTCACCATCTGGGCGCCCATGTTCTCGATGGGATCTTCCAGTTCAATTTCTTTAGCTACCGTAACACCATCCTTGGTAACAGCGGGAGCACCGAATTTTTTCTCGATCACCACGTTACGGCCTTTGGGGCCCAGGGTTACTTTCACTGCATTGGCCAGGGTATCTACCCCTTTCTTCATCTTATTTCGTGCTTCGATATCGAAGAACAATTGTTTTGCCATAATATGTCAATTGTAATATTTATGATGGGATGTTGTTGCGTATTGATCTGTCCGGCCGTTCTTAAACGATGGCCAGGATATCACTCTCTCTCATGATCAGGAGGTCATCACCACCGATCTGGATCTCTGTACCGGCATACTTACCATACAGAACGGTATCACCGATCTTAACGGTAACGGGCTCGTCTTTTTTACCGGGGCCTGCAGCCACCACAGTACCTCTCTGAGGTTTTTCTTTGGCAGTATCGGGGATGATGATACCACCCGCAGTTTTCTCTTCCGCCTTGGCGGGTTTCACAATTACCCTGTCATGCAGCGGGGTAACATTTAACTTCTGCGTAGCGCTTTGGGATTTAGCCATAGTTGTATGCTTTTTTTATTTTGGAAATGGTAATGCCAACGGGTTAACCATTGGGGTTCCTGCCTTGCGGTCAGGCGGGCAAAGGTATACGAATTTTGTACCAAACCCACCCAAATGCCTATGAATAAGCCATTTTGCCAGAAAGGGCCAGTCGGGCCCACCCCGGGCCTGTCCGGGTTGGCAGGCGTCCTCCCCTTCCCCGGCTCCCCGCCCCCCGGGCTGTGCCAATTTTTCAGTTCACATTTTTTGACAGGATTTGCCCCAAAAAAGTTAGCTTTGCCCGCTTAAAAACAAGTTCTTAGAGAATGATCAGCAGAAGAAATATTCGTGTGAAGGTAATGCAGACCTTGTATGCCGTGGAAAGCCAGACCGGCGAGACAGGCGAACCCAAACGGGCTACCCCCGGCGACCCCGTGAAACTATTGCAGAAAAACTTTGATCAGACACAGCAGTTATTTGTCTTCCTGATCTTTACGTTAACGGAAGTAGCGCGTTATGCCGAGACCGACGCCCGTAACCGCGCCTCCAAATACATCCCTTCAGCGGCTGACCTCAGCGTGAATACCAAGATCGCGGGCAACGAACTGCTCTGGAAGATCTTGGAATCACCCTCCTGGAAACAGGCTGTCAAAGAAGTGAAACCTGAATCCATCAGCAATCCCGATCTTATCCGCAAGCTGTACCTGGCCCTGGTAGACACCGAACGCTACCAGCAGTATATCAGCGCCCAGGGCCGGGATAAAAAAGAAGAAAAAGAGCTCATTGAATATATTTTCGGCGAACTGATCCTGCCCAACGAGGATTTTACCGGTTATGCAGAAGAAAATTTCACCAACTGGGACGATGATGCAGAGATGCTGAGCCAGCTGGTCATGAACTTCCTGGCCAAACCTGCCTCCTTCAACTTCCAGGAGCTGCTGAGCAGGGAAAAATGGCAATTTGCCAAAAGTTTGCTGGAAACCACGCTGGAGCGGAAAGAAGTGTGCATGGAATATATCCACCCCAAGCTCAAGAACTGGGATCCCGACAGGATCGCCGTGCTGGATATGCTGCTGATGCGGATGGGCGTTTGTGAGTTCCTGTATTTTGAGACCATCCCGCCCAAGGTCACCATCAATGAATATATTGACCTGGCCAAGGAATACAGTACCCAGCAAAGCGGCCAGTTCGTGAACGGTATCCTGGACAATATCCATAAGGACCTGGTCCGGGACAATAAAATGCATAAGGTCAGCTTTTCGCCCAATGGCAATAAAAACAGCTAATCCCCGGGCACATTCCATTAGCTTTGTAAAAACAGTACCAATGAAAAAAACATTGCTGTACATATTGGTGATAGCAGGACTGATCAGCGCCTGCAACGATGAACAGACCTACCAGGAAGCCCCGGTGGGTAATACCAGCAAGGAAATGACCACCATGCAGTGGATTGACTCCGCCCGGGATTTTGGTAAGATCACGGAAGGTCAGATCCTGGAGGTCAGCTTCCGGTTCAGGAATACCGGTTCCAAACCCCTCGTGATCCGCGGCGTTCATCCCGGCTGTGGCTGTACCGTGGCCAACCCGCCCGATAAACCCATTGCTCCCGGCGCCGAAGGCGAGATCAAAGGCACTTTCAACAGCAAGGGCCGTCCCGGCGTCAACCACAAGGAAATAGACGTGGAAGCCAATACCGCCGGTGATCAGCACCATAAAATCACTTTCTCCGTAGAAGTATTACCGGAGAAGAAATAATACCTATAAATCTCAAATCAGATACAATGACACATTTAGTTGTTCTCTTACAGGCCCAAACCGGCGGCGCAGGTTACATGCAGTTGATCTTACTGGGAGGTATGATCCTGGTATTCTGGCTGTTCATGATCCGCCCCCAGGCCAAAAAAGCAAAGCTGGCCAAACAATTCCAGGAAGGAATGCAGAAAGGAGAAAAGATTG from Candidatus Pseudobacter hemicellulosilyticus encodes the following:
- a CDS encoding DUF1573 domain-containing protein, yielding MKKTLLYILVIAGLISACNDEQTYQEAPVGNTSKEMTTMQWIDSARDFGKITEGQILEVSFRFRNTGSKPLVIRGVHPGCGCTVANPPDKPIAPGAEGEIKGTFNSKGRPGVNHKEIDVEANTAGDQHHKITFSVEVLPEKK
- the groL gene encoding chaperonin GroEL (60 kDa chaperone family; promotes refolding of misfolded polypeptides especially under stressful conditions; forms two stacked rings of heptamers to form a barrel-shaped 14mer; ends can be capped by GroES; misfolded proteins enter the barrel where they are refolded when GroES binds), which produces MAKQLFFDIEARNKMKKGVDTLANAVKVTLGPKGRNVVIEKKFGAPAVTKDGVTVAKEIELEDPIENMGAQMVKEVASKTADIAGDGTTTATVLAQSIISEGLRNVAAGANPMDLKRGIDKAVAKVIDNLRAQSQTVGTDSKKIQQVASISANNDDTIGKLIAEAFGKVGKEGVITVEEAKGTETTVDVVEGMQFDRGYSSAYFVTNSEKMEVELQNPYILIYDKKISAMKDILSILEKVAQSGRPLLIISEDLEGEALATLVVNKLRGTLKVAAVKAPGFGDRRKEMLQDIAILTKGIVISEEQGYKLEGADLTYLGQASSITIDKDNTIIVGGKGKKDDILARVNQIKAQIETTTSDYDKEKLQERLAKLSGGVAVLYVGAATEVEMKEKKDRVDDALHATRAAVEEGIVPGGGVAFIRAIEGLEKLKGSNEDEVTGIAIVKRALEEPIRQIVANSGIEGSIVVQKVKEGKADFGFNARTEVYENMLKAGVIDPTKVTRIALENAASIAGMLLTTECVIADKPKKEEGHAHPGGAPGMGGMDY
- a CDS encoding co-chaperone GroES — its product is MAKSQSATQKLNVTPLHDRVIVKPAKAEEKTAGGIIIPDTAKEKPQRGTVVAAGPGKKDEPVTVKIGDTVLYGKYAGTEIQIGGDDLLIMRESDILAIV
- the nusB gene encoding transcription antitermination factor NusB yields the protein MISRRNIRVKVMQTLYAVESQTGETGEPKRATPGDPVKLLQKNFDQTQQLFVFLIFTLTEVARYAETDARNRASKYIPSAADLSVNTKIAGNELLWKILESPSWKQAVKEVKPESISNPDLIRKLYLALVDTERYQQYISAQGRDKKEEKELIEYIFGELILPNEDFTGYAEENFTNWDDDAEMLSQLVMNFLAKPASFNFQELLSREKWQFAKSLLETTLERKEVCMEYIHPKLKNWDPDRIAVLDMLLMRMGVCEFLYFETIPPKVTINEYIDLAKEYSTQQSGQFVNGILDNIHKDLVRDNKMHKVSFSPNGNKNS